Proteins from one Candidatus Syntrophosphaera sp. genomic window:
- a CDS encoding MBL fold metallo-hydrolase, whose amino-acid sequence MPISLHRVNAGSYWTDGGAMLGVLPRAIWGKSVTTDDRHRKELALNLLLIKAGERLILVDTGLGNRLSDKQRDIYQPSSFLLPSSLAELGVKDVDITDVILTHLHFDHAGGIVTGFGNMDLLTFSRARHWIQASEWETAKAPDGLNAAAYAFEQQLALLEKRGKLELVDGDHELIPGVKLVKTGGHTCGSQIVEIECPAGFYIYAADIIPTLWHTRPAVTSAYDVCREDTFRAKQLIYSRLKEKDGTLLLNHDLGRWELPMSELRI is encoded by the coding sequence ATGCCGATCTCGCTCCATCGGGTGAATGCCGGCTCTTACTGGACCGACGGCGGAGCCATGCTGGGCGTACTGCCCCGGGCGATCTGGGGAAAGAGCGTCACCACCGATGACCGCCACCGCAAAGAGCTGGCCCTGAACCTGCTTTTGATCAAGGCCGGGGAACGACTCATCCTCGTGGACACCGGCTTGGGCAACCGGCTGAGCGACAAGCAGCGCGACATCTACCAGCCCTCCTCTTTTCTCCTTCCCTCCTCGTTGGCGGAACTGGGTGTAAAGGATGTTGACATCACCGATGTCATCCTCACCCATCTCCATTTCGACCATGCCGGCGGCATCGTAACTGGCTTCGGGAACATGGACCTGCTCACCTTTTCCCGCGCCAGGCATTGGATCCAGGCCTCGGAATGGGAGACCGCCAAAGCCCCGGACGGGCTGAACGCTGCCGCCTATGCCTTTGAACAGCAGCTTGCCTTATTGGAAAAGCGCGGGAAACTGGAACTGGTGGATGGGGACCATGAGCTCATCCCGGGCGTCAAGCTCGTCAAGACCGGAGGCCACACCTGTGGCAGCCAGATCGTCGAGATAGAATGCCCGGCGGGGTTTTACATCTACGCGGCCGATATCATTCCCACCCTCTGGCATACCAGGCCGGCCGTAACTTCAGCCTACGACGTCTGCCGCGAAGACACTTTCCGGGCCAAACAGCTTATCTACTCCCGGCTGAAGGAAAAAGACGGGACCCTGCTGCTCAATCATGATCTGGGCAGGTGGGAACTCCCGATGTCGGAACTCAGGATCTGA
- a CDS encoding Jag N-terminal domain-containing protein: protein MTSIDKNGTSIEKIISAFRREHRIKDWELKYDIIKKPSAGFLGLFANKTAVVRFQLPDLGERAASFLDMLLKKMGVPFDGVSAKTQGKTIYLEVKGSKDSGFLIGKNGSMLETLQYLVNRVYENDKNLDRIYIDAEGYRERREATFLRQFMPLIKKVKEQGKPQTLEPMNAADRRVIHRHIERDRGLRTLTIGEGEKKRIVIFSAKQSESEVLSQTRQARPRPRPHKKTGEPKN from the coding sequence ATGACAAGCATTGACAAAAACGGGACCAGCATCGAAAAGATCATCTCCGCCTTTCGCAGGGAACACAGGATCAAAGACTGGGAACTCAAGTACGACATCATCAAGAAACCCTCTGCCGGCTTTCTTGGCCTGTTCGCCAACAAGACCGCCGTCGTGCGCTTCCAGCTTCCGGACCTTGGTGAACGCGCGGCATCCTTTCTGGACATGCTGCTCAAAAAAATGGGCGTGCCCTTCGACGGCGTCTCGGCAAAAACCCAAGGCAAAACGATCTATCTGGAAGTTAAAGGCAGCAAGGACAGCGGCTTTCTGATCGGCAAGAACGGCAGCATGCTGGAGACTCTGCAATACTTAGTGAACCGCGTCTATGAGAACGACAAGAACCTCGACCGCATCTACATCGACGCCGAAGGCTACCGCGAACGCCGTGAAGCCACCTTCCTCCGCCAGTTCATGCCCCTGATCAAAAAAGTGAAGGAACAGGGCAAACCGCAGACCCTCGAACCCATGAACGCGGCCGACCGGCGCGTTATTCACCGCCACATCGAACGCGACCGCGGACTGCGCACCCTAACCATCGGCGAAGGCGAGAAAAAGCGGATAGTCATCTTCTCAGCCAAGCAAAGCGAATCCGAGGTCCTCAGCCAAACCCGTCAAGCCAGGCCAAGGCCGCGTCCCCATAAAAAGACCGGCGAACCAAAAAACTGA
- the yidC gene encoding membrane protein insertase YidC, with amino-acid sequence MDKRTLLAMFLVIVVFFVLQTYVFKPQPVPADQDQAGQTDTLAIDTLATPAGQFATPGTVLPDSLFKPAGQSEIVTLSNDNFTVQFSTLGASITSVELKNFQWGDLLTPVDLVPLGKNLAGIRLLDQQAGLDLRNVNWQHGPADSGRVVFWLGDQANPLVTKTFSLDEKYGILMDVSVQSPDPVFGIEYDFSAGIADSEKIKPRSKDADYKLLLFAENSLSKTTLAKIKKERPEGPLNAFKWAAMRTKYFTIAMSETRNPLIRNYYADAAKDTGNPSLILDSRDRNPSQYWEQSFLIYAGPADYDIMKSYEKSRLEYVPERGPSWLRWLSNAIAWLLKFLHSFIPNYGIVIIIFSILLKIILHPLTHKSMDASLKMQRIQPQVQEIQKQYKSDPKTMQMELSKLYKEAGASPMSGCLPLLLQMPIFIALYNVLRYTIDMRNASFLGWLKDLSEPDPYWILPILMAIFMILQSLMMRPKKEALAQMDEKQQAMQQSTRMMTWLMPIMMFFIFKGLPSGLVLYYTVFNILSVAQQYYLQKRSKLQTEATPAKIS; translated from the coding sequence GTGGATAAACGCACACTTCTGGCCATGTTTCTGGTGATCGTCGTCTTCTTCGTTCTCCAGACCTACGTTTTCAAACCCCAACCCGTTCCGGCCGATCAAGACCAGGCCGGGCAAACGGATACCCTGGCCATCGACACCCTGGCCACGCCGGCAGGGCAATTCGCAACTCCCGGCACGGTTTTGCCGGACAGCCTGTTCAAACCGGCTGGCCAGAGCGAAATCGTCACCCTCTCCAATGACAATTTCACAGTCCAGTTCAGCACCCTCGGGGCCAGCATCACTTCCGTGGAGCTGAAAAACTTCCAATGGGGCGACCTGCTCACCCCCGTCGATCTGGTACCGTTGGGCAAAAACCTCGCCGGGATCAGGCTTCTGGACCAGCAGGCCGGGCTGGACCTGAGAAACGTGAATTGGCAGCACGGACCAGCGGATTCCGGCAGGGTGGTCTTCTGGCTGGGCGACCAGGCCAATCCCCTGGTGACCAAGACCTTTTCCCTGGACGAAAAGTATGGCATTCTGATGGACGTCTCGGTGCAGAGCCCGGATCCGGTGTTCGGCATAGAATACGATTTCTCGGCCGGGATCGCGGACAGCGAAAAGATCAAGCCCCGCTCCAAGGATGCCGATTACAAGTTGCTGCTCTTTGCCGAAAACAGCCTCAGCAAAACCACCCTGGCCAAGATCAAGAAAGAAAGGCCAGAAGGCCCGCTCAACGCCTTCAAATGGGCCGCCATGCGCACCAAGTATTTCACCATCGCCATGAGCGAAACCCGCAATCCGCTGATCCGCAATTATTACGCGGACGCCGCCAAAGACACGGGAAATCCCTCCCTCATCCTCGATTCCAGGGACCGGAACCCATCCCAATACTGGGAACAGAGCTTCCTGATCTATGCCGGCCCTGCTGATTACGACATCATGAAAAGCTATGAAAAAAGCCGCCTGGAATACGTTCCGGAGCGAGGCCCCTCCTGGCTGCGCTGGCTTTCCAACGCGATCGCCTGGCTGCTGAAGTTCCTGCACAGCTTCATCCCCAACTACGGCATCGTGATCATCATCTTTTCCATCCTGCTCAAGATAATCCTGCATCCGCTCACCCACAAAAGCATGGACGCCAGCCTCAAGATGCAGCGCATCCAGCCCCAGGTGCAGGAGATCCAAAAACAGTACAAGAGCGATCCCAAAACCATGCAGATGGAGCTTTCCAAGCTCTACAAGGAGGCCGGGGCCAGCCCGATGTCTGGATGCCTGCCCCTGCTGCTGCAAATGCCAATTTTCATAGCGCTCTACAACGTTTTGCGCTATACCATCGACATGCGCAACGCTTCATTCCTGGGCTGGCTCAAAGACCTCTCCGAACCAGACCCCTATTGGATCCTGCCGATCCTGATGGCCATCTTCATGATCCTGCAAAGCCTGATGATGCGACCCAAAAAAGAGGCTCTGGCCCAGATGGACGAAAAACAGCAGGCCATGCAGCAAAGCACCAGGATGATGACCTGGCTGATGCCGATCATGATGTTCTTCATCTTCAAGGGCCTGCCCTCAGGCCTGGTGCTCTATTACACCGTGTTCAACATCCTCAGCGTAGCGCAGCAGTATTACCTGCAAAAACGTTCCAAACTCCAAACTGAGGCGACACCCGCCAAAATTTCTTAA
- the yidD gene encoding membrane protein insertion efficiency factor YidD yields the protein MSFILRLPNQLPIGLILLYKKLLSPILPRVCRFEPSCSSYSLQAFRKFNFFKALGLSLWRLIRCNPFCKGGYDPLP from the coding sequence CTGAGCTTCATATTGCGCCTGCCAAACCAACTCCCGATCGGCCTGATCCTGCTCTACAAAAAGCTGCTTTCGCCCATCCTGCCCCGTGTCTGCAGATTTGAGCCCAGCTGCAGCAGCTATTCCCTGCAGGCTTTCCGCAAATTCAATTTCTTCAAGGCACTGGGGCTCTCGCTCTGGCGCTTGATACGCTGTAACCCCTTCTGCAAGGGCGGTTACGACCCACTCCCCTAG
- the rnpA gene encoding ribonuclease P protein component, with protein MLRLITKHREYGEFNSPAFFLRGSHFHAAALYSPSEFSLGITISKKIGKAHTRNLLKRRIKAWARLRGDELPPGFKLNLIARPGAGELAWQELCEQLNDLTGRLRERS; from the coding sequence ATGCTTCGTCTGATCACGAAGCACCGGGAATACGGGGAATTCAATTCCCCCGCTTTTTTCCTGCGCGGTTCCCATTTCCATGCAGCGGCACTTTACTCGCCCTCTGAATTTTCCCTGGGCATCACCATCAGCAAAAAGATCGGTAAGGCACACACCCGCAACCTGCTCAAACGGCGGATCAAAGCCTGGGCCAGGCTGCGCGGGGATGAGCTGCCCCCGGGTTTCAAGCTCAACCTCATCGCCCGGCCCGGCGCCGGCGAACTTGCCTGGCAGGAACTTTGCGAGCAATTGAACGACTTGACCGGCCGGCTGAGAGAACGCTCCTGA